The Methanohalophilus portucalensis DNA window TGGGAAAGATGAAAATTGTCCCTGCGGAATTGGTTCATGTTACCTTGAAATTCCTAGGCGAAGTTGATGAAGGCAAAATTGCGGATATAGAACAATCACTTGAAAATATTTCCTGTGAGCCTTTCATATGCCTTATAAAAGGGGTGGGGGTATTTCCCAGCGTCAAAAAACCGCGTGTATTGTGGCTTGGTATTGAAGGTAATTTTGACCCTTTGCATAAGCAGGTTGAATGCTACCTTGAAAAAGAAGGTTTTGAACCTGATGCGCGTGAATTTACTGCTCATGCAACTATTGCACGAATAAGACACATTCCTCGCTCCAACATGAATCAGTTTGCCAGTATAGTTAAGAGAACAGAGGATGTCGAATTCGGGAAATTTACGGTTGACAATTTCAGGCTAAAAAAAAGTATATTGACTCCAGAAGGGCCTGTATATGAAACCCTCCGGGAGTTCAATCTTTAAGTAGTTCGTATTTATCAAACCCGCTTGACCTGGTGATCTCTTTCTCACTGTTTATAAGGAGGCACTCCACTCCTTCAAGTTTTTCTATCATTTCAAGCCCCTTTTCTTCTTCCATCACAAAAACAGTAGTTGCAAGTGCATCTGCTTCTATGGCTGTAGGAGCTATTATCGTTGCACTGATCAGGTTTGAAACCGGGTAGCCTGTGCGAGGATCTGCGATGTGTGATACGCTGGCGGATTTGTTGTAGTAGCGTTCGTAGTTGCCACTGGTCGCAACAGCTATGTTGCGGGCATTGATTATTGTTATTGGCTTTGCTTTTTTATCCGGGTCCTGAAGCCCGATAGACCATTCCTGTCCATCGGGTTTTTCTCCTATATATCGTCCGTCTCCACCAGCATTGACAAATCCGTCTTCAATTCCGTTTTCCTGCAGGCTTATTATGGCCCTGTCTACAGCATATCCCTTGGCAATTCCTCCAAGAACGATTCCCATATTATTTCCAATAATTATTGTGTTGTCATTTATAGTTATATTTGAGGAATTTACGAGGGGAAGTGTGTTGTTTATTTCGTTCTCTGTCGGGGGAATATTAGGTTTATCGGGTCCGAATTTGCTTGCCCACAGGTCCAGTACAGGTTTTACAGTTATGTCAAATGCCCCATCACTGATCTGTGAATAATAAATTCCACGTTCAATTACGTATATTAGTTCATCACTGGCATTTTCTATATCCTTGTTCTCATTGAGGATGTAGATTTCACTGCTGTTGTTATAAGAATCAAGCAAATTGGATGCCCTTTCCATTTTCATAAAAGCATTTTCAATGCTGTTATATGCATGTACTTTATTGTTGTCCACAACCGTTATTGTGACACTTGTGTCCATCAGCATTCTTGTCTGGCTATATGTACGGTATTCTTCAGAATTATCATCTGAGGTAGATTGCACGTATGCAAACCCAACAGTTATAATGATTATTAATGTAAGAATCAACAGGTATTTCGGGTTCATGCGAAGGGAAATGAGGTGTTTTATTTTAAACTTAATTCGAAATCTATAAATATATTCAATTGGTCAGTTCTGCTTTAATAATAACAAATCACGATTATGTAATCATTCCTGCTTTATGGTTGTATGCTCTCCACAATGGTGGATGTTGGATGCGAAAGCAGGTTATATAGAAGGAATATATTGTTGCCTGAATGGCTCGATTGGTATTATGACCAGTATCTGAAGAAGTTGCAAAATTATAATGTGTGATCTTTATGGCAAGTTTGAAAGCAAGTCTCGTTGCGGTTTCATTTATCGTCCTTGTATTAGCAGGGATAAACCTGTATTTGGGATACAGTGGAAACGATCTTCTTGCACATCACTATATGACAGATGGAGAATGGACAGACTCAAGTTGTGGTGGCTGTCATATGGGTGTGTATGAAGAAGTTGCCGAATCCTCTCATGTACAGAGGGATATAGCCCAGTGGGAACCCCTAACCAATTATCATGCTGATATCCAGGGAGAAGAACAGTGGGTGAAAGAATATGGTCGATATCATCCGGGCGGGGGTGAACTGGAAGAATATGGCGTTGATATCGATTGTATGAGCTGCCATGAACAATATGGCTTATATGATGCTGAAAAGAGAGCTATGGCATTTGAATCAGGGAATTTTTCCGCTGCCAACGATGCTGCTTTGGAAGATGCCATTCCTGTGGTTCAGCAGGACCCTCTACATGTGGCTACTTATACCCTGGATGTGGTAACACCTCTGCCAATACTCATTGCTTTTCATGATGCTGTGAATGCAGGGCCTACTAAGACCTCATGTATAGACAGTTGCCATGAAAAGGATGTACCAACAACTGCTGTGATGTGGGCTTCAGAGGACTATGAAGAATACGATGTGCATGCTGAAGTCAACTGTGTGGAATGCCACACTACGGAAGAACACAACATTGCCGGAAGCGAAGTTCATGGACCAGAAACCACAGAAGAGATGTCTGTTCACGGAGAATTGGCTACCATGAAAAGTTGTGAGGATGCAGACTGTCATGAGGGAATTTCCCACGGCCCAGTTGCAGATGCTCACCTGGAATTCCTGGAATGCCAGTCGTGTCATATTCCAGCCCTGCCGGGTGGCGAATTGCCCGGAGGTACTCCACTTAAGTCTTTTAACTGGTCTTCGGGTGAACGTGTGGATTCTTACAGAATGGAAGACTTTGCTCCACAACTTGCCTGGACAAATGGTGTGCAGGAAGGTAAACTCAATTTGCCCGACAGCAAGAATGACAGTGATGTCAAACTAGCTTCTTTCAATGTGGTAACAGGTAGCTGGTGGGATGCAGGTCAGGATGCCGATGTCCTTGCCAATCCGCATACAAGTGCTTCAATGGGTGATCCAATACCTACATCCGAGGTAAAGGCAGCTGATTCCAATGGTGATGGAACGGTAACTTCTGAGGAAATGCAGGCTTATGATGGGGACAGTGACGGTACACCGGATTATCCGAATGCTGTCCTAAGGCAGATTGATCTTCACTATAAGCTGGGACATAACATTGCAGGCTCTGAAACCGGAATGGAAGAGCCCCTTATGTGCGATGATTGCCATGGGGTCTCTGCTTCGGAAACCCTTCAGCAAGTCCACTTTGAGGAAAGGCCGGATTGCCAGACCTGTCATGAAGTGCAGCCTGTGATTGATTGGGCAGCCCTTGGATATGACAGTGATCCTGCAGAAACCGATCCTCCTACCAATTTCTCCGCAAAGACCATAGATATTACAATACCCGGGGCAAAGCCACCTGAGGTAGAAAGGGAGCCTGCATTCTAAGGAGCTGGTATCAAATGGCAGAAATTAATGTAATGGAAACAATCCCTGAAAAAATGATTATTCCTCTCAAGCAGCACAATGGGGATATTTGCGAACCACTTGTAAGCAAAGGAGAAGTTGTTAAGGTTGGCCAGAAGATAGGTGAATGTCCTTCTGAAAAATGTGCTGCAATCCATTCCAGTGTCTGTGGGGAAGTGGTTTCAGTTGAGGAAAGTTCACATCCATCCGGCAACAGGATAAACAGCGTAGTTATACAGCCCATAGAAGAAACAGAATGTGAAGATTTCACTCCTTTCAAAGATTCCGGTAAGGAGCAATTAATCTCGGCTATCAAAGAGGCAGGTATCGTGGAAAATTACGGTACTCCCACTCACCTGGTATTAAATCCTCCTGATTGTGATATCGATACAGTTCTGATCAATGCCACCGCATCGGAATGGGTCGGTCATAACTATGAAACTCCCCTGGAATATGCATCACAGATGCTTGATTCACTCCGTTTGTTGATGAAAGCTGCCGGTGCCAGCCGGGGGGCCATTGTTCTGAGAAATGATGATAAAGATTCAATCGATGCTTTTGATGGCCTGGATTATGAAGGTAAAACTATAATGGTGGCTCCTCTTCTCGGTAAAAGAAGGGTTGGTTATTATTTCAATGACCAGAATACTGATATCATTGTAGCTTCACAGGACAAGATATACGGCAAGAATATTTTTGAATATTTTACTTATAATGTTACAGGTAGGAAGGTGCCTTTCCGTTGCACTCCGGCCAATGCAGGAGTTGCCATATGTGGGGTAAAATCCGCAAAAGCCATTCATGACCTGGTCAATACCGGAATGCCATATATAGAAACAGTGGTTAATGTGTCCGGTCAGGTGAATAATCCTCAGCATCTACTGGTAAAAATAGGTACTACTTTCAGAGATGTCATCGAAGCCTGTGGGGGTTATAGTGGTGAACCTGCGAAACTGATTTCAAATGGAGTAATCACAGGAGTTGCACAGTATGAGGAAGAAGTCCCGGTTACTAAAATGACCACCTCGATTATAGTTCAGGGCAAAGATGAAGTACTAAAGGATATCTCAAAGGATTGTATCCATTGTGCCCGTTGTGTGGATGTGTGTCCTGTAGATCTTATTCCAAACAGGATAGCAGCTCTTTCCAATCAGGGTCGTTTTGATGAGTGTAGACAGATGCATATAGAGAACTGTATAGAATGCGGAAGATGTTCTTCTGTTTGTCCCAGTAAGATTCATGTAATGCAACTCATCCAGTACTCCAAGGAAGCAATTGCAAGAGCCGATGAAGATTTTTCTGAAAAGGAATCATCAAATATTAAATTAGGATGTTCATGCGGAAGTGAATAAAATGACTTTTACAATATCGCCCCCTCCTCATATCAAGCAAGATACAACATTCAAAAAAATAACCTGGATCAAGATTCTGGCTCTTTTACCTGTAAGTGTTGTTTCAATTTATTTCTTCGGACTATATGCACTTGCTCTTATCCTTGCCGGAATCGGTATGGCAATAGTCACGGAACTGGTAATAGAGAAGGCCTTCAATAAAGATATCACAATAATGGACGGGCAGGCTGTTCTTATAGGGTTGATGCTAGCTCTTATGTTGCCGGCTGAAGCACCGATATGGATACCTATTGTGGGTTCCTTTTTCGCAGTGGCCATTGGAAAACATGCTTTTGGAGGGATTGGTTCATATATATTCAATCCCGTGCTGGTTGCCTGGGTTTTTCTAATTCTGGCTTATTCATCCTATATGTATCCCGTATCCTTCCCTGAGCTGGGAGGTATTTCTGACATATTTCTTGAAAACGGGGCAGGGTTGCTTATTGGTGTATCACCGGTTGCTTTGATAGGTGGTTTATATCTGATTTTAAAAAGGTATATTGAATGGAAGATTCCGGCTTTCTATGTGCTTACAACTCTTGTGCTTGCTTTTCTCGTAGGGGATGAAATAGGGCATGTGGTAACAGGTGCATTTGTTTTTGGCGTATTCTTCCTTGCTACAGATTCACCTTCGTCACCGGTGACTAAAAATGGTAGGATTATCTACGGTATACTTTGCGGTGTTTTAACTGTAATTTATGGCCATTTTGCAAATTATATATTTGCAGTTTTTTATAGTATATTTCTGGCCAATTGTGTAACGGCATTTATTGATACTTCTACTTTGCCGGGTTCTTTTGCAGAGGAATCCTTCCTCCAACGTAAATATAGGAAAATAATGGAAAAAATCCCGATTGAAAGGCTTGGGGTGAAGACTGATGACTGAATCAGGAAGAGATGTTGCAGTAATTATCGGCAAACTTGTATTGGTTTGTCTGGTTGCCTCTTTAATGCTTGGCCTTACCTACGTGCCCACACAGGAACAACTTGAAATTAATAAGATAGAAGCACAAGAAGAAGCTATGAAAGAGGTAGTACCTTCTGCTTCAGACTTTGAACCCGTTTATAGTGGAGAGCAAATACTTTATTACAGAGCATTTGATTCCTCTGGTAACTTGGTAGGTTATGCTTTCTTTAGTGAGGAAAACGGCTATAATGGACCAGTTGAATTAGCTGGTGGTATTGATTCTTCCTTTAATACGATTACTGGTATGGAGGTAATGGGTCATTCTGAAACACCAGGCTTGGGTGCAAAAATCACTGAGGATAAATTTAAAAACAAATTTTCCGGCTTAGCTGTTGAAGATCTTCAACTTTCGCAAAACGGGGGTTCTATAGATGCTATTACCGGCGCAACGACTTCATCTCATGCTGTGGTGGATGCATTGAATTCAAAAATTGATGAAATCAAGGAGCATGAAACTTAATCAGGTGATATCTATGAGTAAAGCATTCAACGAGTTCATTCGTGGAATTACAAAAGACAATCCAGTATTTGCTCTTGTGTTGGGCTTGTGTCCTGCACTGGCGGTAACTACTTCTGTAGAAAATGCAATAGGAATGTCTGCAGCGACTGCTTTTGTTTTGATTTCTGCTAACCTGATGGTTTCAGCTCTTAGAAAACAAATTCCTTCCACTGTAAGGCTGCCTATATTTATTTTGATCATTGCCACCTTTGTATCTATTGTCGAAATGGTGATGGAGGCCTATACACCGCCTTTGTACGAAGCATTGGGTGTTTTTATTCCCTTGATTGTTGTAAACTGTGTAATCATCGGGCGGGCAGAAGCTTATGCAAATAAGAATACAGTTCCATATTCTTTGATAGATGCACTTGGTATCTCAGCAGGTTTCCTTTTTGCATTGGTACTCATAGGTGGTACCCGGGAACTTTTGGGCACCGGTCAAATTGTTGTTTTCGGCCAAATGCTTATTGCACTGCCTATGGTGGAGCCTGCTGCTTACATGATCTTGCCTCCAGGTGCATTCCTTACAATAGGTATAATTATGGCACTTATAAATCACAGACGCGCAAAAAAACTTGCAAGAGGTGAATGAAATTGGTAGAAAAAGCTTTATTTGCCATTTTTTTAGAAGGAGCTTTTATTAAGAACTTCCTTATTATACAGTTCCTTGGGCTTTGTTCCTTCCTTGGTGTCACAAAAGACACTAAAGGTGCTGCAGGTATGTCGGGAGCCGTTATTTTTGTCATGACAATGGCTTCAATAATTTCTTACGGAATTTATACGTTTATTCTTGATCCATTGGGTCTTACCTTTTTAAGACTCATCAGTTTCATTGTGGTGATCGCTTCACTTGTACAGCTTGTTGAATTTGTTGTGAGGAAAAATATACCTTCCCTTTACAGGTCACTTGGTATTTATCTCCCTCTTATAACAACAAATTGTGCTGTGTTAGGTGTAGTATTACTTAATGTAATGAATGAATATTCTTTCCTGGAAAGTATTGTATTTGGAATTTCGGCAGGTGTAGGTTATACTATAGTAATGGTGATGATGTCAAGTATAAGAGAAAGAACCTCTTTAGTACCTGTCCCTGCTGCAATGAGAGGTTTGCCTCAGGCATTTATTATCGCTGCCTTCCTCTCAATGGCGTTTATTAACTACTTCAAGGTGATACCTATATGAACCTTACAACAATTCTCATCCAATCTATGGCAACTCTGGGAGGTTTGGGTCTTGCTATTGGTATTATGTTGATTGTTGCTTCCAAGAAATTCAAAGTGGATGTAAACCCTCTTGTAGAAGAAGTAACTGAAATTTTGCCAGGTATAAACTGTGGTGCATGTGGATATGCCGGATGTTCTGACTTTGCTGAACATGTGGTGGAAGATAATGCTCCTCTTACTGGATGTCCGGTAGGTGGTTTTGATGTAGCCAAAGAAATCGGCGGGATTTTGGGACAGGAAGTTTCTGATGCTGAAGCAGAATACCCCTATGTTCGTTGCAATGGGGGTATCCATTGTATCGACAGGTTCAATTATGAAGGTATTGAAGACTGTAAAGCCGTGATGATGCTTTCTGAAGGTGAAAAGGGTTGTAACTACGGATGTATGGGGCGGGGGACCTGTGTCAGGGTTTGTCCCTTTGATGCTATTCATATTGGTGATGACCGTTTGCCCAAAATTAACAAGAATTTGTGTACAAGCTGCGGTATTTGTATTTCATCATGTCCCAACGACATCCTTGTATTTGCAAAGGAGTCAGAAAAGGTGCATGTAGTTTGCATGTCCCATGACAAAGGAAAGACTGTAAAAGCGGTATGTGAAAACGGTTGTATTGGTTGCAAACTTTGTGAGAAAGCATGTCCTGTAGATGCAGTACATGTAACCAAATTCCTTGCAGAGATCGATCAGGAAAAATGTATATCCTGTGGTAAGTGTGTGGAAAAGTGCCCTCAGGGCTGTATTGAAATGAGGTGATTTGATGAGTCGTCTTGGTTATTCAACGGTTACCGGATTGGATGAAAACGTTGAAGCTGTGCTTTGTTATCTAGGTTTCTGGATCACAGGTCTTATATTCCTTCTCATAGAAAGGGAAAACAGGTTTGTACAATTCCATGCATTGCAGTCTATACTAACATTTTTGCCTCTTTCTGTAGCTATCTATCTCATTGCCTGGATTCCATATGTAGGCTGGATACTTGCTGATATTGGAGGATTCTTTTCCCTTTTCCTGACACTTGTCCTTGTAATTATGGCATGGAGGGGTGCAAAGTTCAGGCTGCCTTTTTCAGGAAAACTTGCCTATGAAAAGATTTATAGATGAAGTCACTTCTGGCTTCATCTCCTGTCATGTTTTGCGAAAATTTAAATTCTAATTAACTCTTATTCTTACCTCCCTTGCTCCCCGTATCTGGAGGATAGCTATGAAAGAAGAAATATGGATTGAAAAATACAGGCCCTACAGGCTTGAAGATGTGGTGGGACAATCAGATACAATTGAAAGATTACGATCCTATATAAAAACCAATAATCTTCCACACTTGCTTTTTTCAGGTCCGCCCGGTGTAGGAAAAACAGCTACTGCCGTATCAATTGCCAGAGAACTCTTTGGGGATGATTGGCGGGAAAATTTCACTGAACTGAATGCCTCGGATGAGCGTGGTATTGATGTGGTCAGGACCAAGATAAAGAATTTTGCAAAAACTTCTCCGATTGGTGGAGCGGATTTTAAGATAATCTTTCTTGATGAGGCTGATGCTCTCACACCCGATGCTCAGTCTGCATTGAGACGTACTATGGAACGCTATACGAACAATTGCAGATTTATTCTCTCATGTAACTATTCTTCCAAGATCATTGAGCCAATACAATCCAGATGTGCTGTTTACAGGTTCCGTCCTCTTTCCGATGATGCAATAGGTAAACGTTGTCGGCATATAGCAGAAAAGGAAGGTCTGGATATTGCAGATGATGGTATCGAAGCTATCAAATATGTTGCAGAAGGGGATATGCGCAAAGCAATAAATGCCGTCCAGGCTGCTTCAATGTTTGATTCAAGTATCCATGCGGACAGTATTTATCGGATTACTGCCACGGCCCATCCTGAAGAAATAAAAGCCCTTTTGGAAAGTGCTCTTGGAGGCAACTTTATTTCATCTCGCAAAAAGCTTGAAGATTTAATGGTTTTAAGAGGTTTGTCGGGGGAGGATGTTGTAGGTCAGGTTTACAGGTCACTCTTTGACATTGACATGCCTGCCCGGAAACTTGTCTCAATTGTTGATGTGCTGGGTGAAATCGATTTCAGGATAACTGAGGGGGCAGACGAGCGCATCCAGCTGGATGCTTTACTTGCTCATCTCTCCATTGAAGGTGAGGAATAAGGTTATTGAATGCTTTTTGGTGACCATCTTGTCGATTTACTGGGTTCTGTTCCTTCCTGGCTTGCTACCATCGTAATGGCTGCTTTGCCGGTAGCCGAGCTCAGGGGTGCAATCCCAATAGCTATAGGTTTATACAATATGTCTCCTCTGGAAGCATATTTTCTGGCTGTTTTTGGTAATATGCTTCCAGTGGTGCCTCTTTTATTGTTTCTTGAGCCGGTTTCATCCCGGCTCAGGCGTTTTTACATTTTAGACAGGTTTTTTGGGTGGCTTTTTGCACGCACCCATCGTAACCATTCGGAGAGATTTGAAAAATACGGAACCATGGCACTGGTAATGTTTGTGGCCATCCCGCTTCCGATTACCGGTGCATGGACCGGCTGTGCAGCAGCTTTTGTTTTTGGAATAAAATTCAGACACTCTCTTATTGCCATTCTTGCAGGGGTCATGATTGCCGGTTTTATAGTTACCATATCCACACTGGTGGGGATTAGTGTTATGGATCTTGTAGTTTAAACTTTAGTCACGTGTCTTGCGTGCAATATCAACTGCCATTTTTATATCTTCTTCTTTAACGGTTTTCCTTCCTGCGTGCCTGGCAAGAGCAATGGCTTCATTCGATATTTTTATGCCATATTCTTCCAGTATCCTGGCAAGCTCTGCACTTGCATTTTCACTAATTCTCTCTGCACCTGCTTCTCTGATAACTCTTCCAACCGGTGCAACTGGTATTATTGTCATTCTTTCTTATGTCTCCTTTATCGGGTGATTAATGTATTTTTTGTTTTAATCATCAATTTCTTCATCAAAGTCGATACTGACGCTACCTGATTCTTTTGCCAGTGTTTTGGAAATAAATCCTGATTCAAGATGGCAGGCATGAATTGCTCCACTAGGTACGATACAGGTCGGACATGTGTGTGCTTCCTGTGCCTTTTTGGTGATGTGGTTGTCCCGGATGTCAAAAATTTCCATTCTGGGTACTTCCATCTTTGACATTTCCTGTATTTTTTTGCAATCACTGGTAATATCAACGTTAATCTTTTTACCTTCTTTTTCTGCGTTAATTTTATGTTTGTAACCGCAGATTCTTGAGTTTACAGTAACTTCTGTCATATTTTCACTCCTTTTAAGATAGGTGTTTCTATCTGATAATTATATTTGCTGGTCTTATATAACAGTTATGCACACATCTCACAAAACCACTGTGATTATGTTCGTAGCTATAGTTTTTCTCCGGGAATAATTCGACATCCTTAAATATCCAAAAGAAAGAGATTATTAGCAGTTCATTAAAATGACTTAATCATTCTTTTATGAGGGATACAAATTGGATAGAGATAAAATAATTGAACAGGTTCTTGAAAAACTGGGTCAGGTAAAAGGTGTAGGTGCTACAACACTACTTTCTTCAGATGACAGGGAAACCATAAGGAAAATGGAGGAAAAGGCTGACCAGATGACTTTAATGGGTCTGGGCAGAGGTGATAATCAGGGCGTGAAAAAAGTACTTGATATGGATGTACTTGTGTCTTTCCTTACGGATATGGACTATGAATGGCCTTGTGGCCCAAATGTAATCTTAAAGCATAAAGATAAAAAAGTGGGTGAAGACACTGAGGATGCCGAAAGGATTAAAGAAGTGGAAAAGTGTGCCGATTCTCTTGTAATAGGAAATATTATCATTTATGACAAGGGGATCCTTATGGAGGCCAATAGCAGCAAGGAACCGCTTGTAGTTGTCCTCCCGCCCAAAGAATGTGAACCTGTAGGCTGTATTGAAGGCGTTAGTGATGCAATTCTGGCTTCCCCCTCACCTCCTACTGATGAATACATTAAAGAAAGGATGTGTGAGAAGAACGAATGTGGGAGCGGTACATTCCTACTGGGATTTGATTTTGAGAACAAAAGCTGATTTACAGCTTATAGCAATTTAATTATTATGTAACAGTGTGGTTTTGTGATTACTTCACAAAACCTTATATACCTTCGGATTTTATCTTCTTTATGCATTACTTTCTTTATTAATAGAGGTGTATAAAATGTATGGTATTGCTCTAGATTTGGGAACAAGTGGTTTTCGGGCACAATTGATTGATCTTGATACGAAGGATGTTTTAAAGACTGCTATTACAATGCGCCATCCACTGCCGGGCGGAAATGTGATGGATCATCTGGATTTTTCTATTCAGGTAGGTCCCGATATTTCACATGAAATAATGATGGATACGGTAAAGAAAATAATCGAAAGATTTGATGTTGACCCGGCAGATATCAGACGTATTGCTATATGTGGAAATCCTATACAGCTTTCAATTTTCCAGAACATTGAGATCCGCGACCTGGCTTATGCAGGTAAAAACAAACAAAAAAAGCTTGGTGTCGAAAATGTGGTGCGTGATGCCCGGGTTTTCGATGCCTCAGAGATATTTGATGGTGTGATTCCCCTTCCAAATTGCGAAATCATAGTCCCTCCCGCAATCAAACATGAAATTGGTGCCGATGCACTGGCAATGATGATTATGACCGATTTCTATGAACAGGAAAGACCTTCTCTTGTAACGGATTATGGTACAAATGCAGAAATGGCACTTAAAATAGGGGAAAAGATTATTACTGGCAGTGCAGCTGCAGGTCCTGCAATTGAGGGCCAGGGTATATCCTGTGGTATGCTTGCAAGTCCCGGTGCAATATCCGACGTAAATCCTGAGGGTGATTATTGGAGAATTACGATTTTGGATGAAGATATGTCTCCCCGTAAAGCCCATCTGATTGACCCGACTACCGGTGACATAAAAGAAGCCAGTGACCTGATTGCAAAAGGTATTACCGGTACGGGTGTAATTGCGTCAATTTCTGTTGCCCTGGATACTGGATTAATCAAGAAACTTCCAAATCTACCCAACGGTAAAATTATCCTGGCTGATGGTGTGGAAATTTATGACAGGGATATTGAAGAAGCAGGCAAAGCTATCGGTGCGATACGTGCTGCACACCTGACTTTACTTGTTGAAGCAGGTCTTGCCTATGAAGACCTTGATTATATGTATATGTCCGGTGCAACAGGTGCATATATTGATGCGGACAAAGCCAGAATACTGGGTTCCTGCCCAAACTTTTCCAAATCAATAGTGCAATTTGGTAACACTTCAATCTCCCTTGCAAGGGAACTTGTATTTGATGGAGGTCGTCTTGAGAATGTTAAGGAAGTAGCCAACAGAATAAAGGCCGATCATTTGATGATGGCAGAAAGCAAAACGTTCTCGAACTTCTATGTTTGTGAACTTTCCTACTGGACACAGGGAATGCCCATTGAAACATACAATCAGATGCTTGAAATGTATGGTCTTCCAACATTACCTGAGCCTTATAAGGATCCTGTAATTGAAAAAAGGGTCATAAAGGATATTGATGAAGTAGGCAAAGAAGGCCTTGAAGTTGTGAAAAATCTGGGTATCGTAATAGAAGAGGAGGCTCCGGATTGCATTCTTTGCCGTAAGTGTGAAGAGGAATGCCCTGAAGATGCTATTATAGCGCTGGAAGAAGGCGGTAAGAAATATGTGCATTATGATAGTGAAAAATGCCTTGGAACTTCCTGCCATCGCTGTGTTGCAATTTGTCCGGTGGACGCAATTCATTACATAGACATTGATATCAAAACAATCTGATATCTCTATTTTTTAGCGGGCGCGTGTGGAGCGCGCTTTTCTTCTTATTTATAATTTCCGTTTGTGTCACTTATAATTCTGTATT harbors:
- the rnfA gene encoding Rnf electron transport complex subunit RnfA, producing MKLVEKALFAIFLEGAFIKNFLIIQFLGLCSFLGVTKDTKGAAGMSGAVIFVMTMASIISYGIYTFILDPLGLTFLRLISFIVVIASLVQLVEFVVRKNIPSLYRSLGIYLPLITTNCAVLGVVLLNVMNEYSFLESIVFGISAGVGYTIVMVMMSSIRERTSLVPVPAAMRGLPQAFIIAAFLSMAFINYFKVIPI
- a CDS encoding Fe-S cluster domain-containing protein, which encodes MNLTTILIQSMATLGGLGLAIGIMLIVASKKFKVDVNPLVEEVTEILPGINCGACGYAGCSDFAEHVVEDNAPLTGCPVGGFDVAKEIGGILGQEVSDAEAEYPYVRCNGGIHCIDRFNYEGIEDCKAVMMLSEGEKGCNYGCMGRGTCVRVCPFDAIHIGDDRLPKINKNLCTSCGICISSCPNDILVFAKESEKVHVVCMSHDKGKTVKAVCENGCIGCKLCEKACPVDAVHVTKFLAEIDQEKCISCGKCVEKCPQGCIEMR
- a CDS encoding DUF4870 domain-containing protein, with amino-acid sequence MSRLGYSTVTGLDENVEAVLCYLGFWITGLIFLLIERENRFVQFHALQSILTFLPLSVAIYLIAWIPYVGWILADIGGFFSLFLTLVLVIMAWRGAKFRLPFSGKLAYEKIYR
- a CDS encoding replication factor C small subunit produces the protein MKEEIWIEKYRPYRLEDVVGQSDTIERLRSYIKTNNLPHLLFSGPPGVGKTATAVSIARELFGDDWRENFTELNASDERGIDVVRTKIKNFAKTSPIGGADFKIIFLDEADALTPDAQSALRRTMERYTNNCRFILSCNYSSKIIEPIQSRCAVYRFRPLSDDAIGKRCRHIAEKEGLDIADDGIEAIKYVAEGDMRKAINAVQAASMFDSSIHADSIYRITATAHPEEIKALLESALGGNFISSRKKLEDLMVLRGLSGEDVVGQVYRSLFDIDMPARKLVSIVDVLGEIDFRITEGADERIQLDALLAHLSIEGEE
- a CDS encoding COG2426 family protein, giving the protein MLFGDHLVDLLGSVPSWLATIVMAALPVAELRGAIPIAIGLYNMSPLEAYFLAVFGNMLPVVPLLLFLEPVSSRLRRFYILDRFFGWLFARTHRNHSERFEKYGTMALVMFVAIPLPITGAWTGCAAAFVFGIKFRHSLIAILAGVMIAGFIVTISTLVGISVMDLVV
- a CDS encoding histone family protein encodes the protein MTIIPVAPVGRVIREAGAERISENASAELARILEEYGIKISNEAIALARHAGRKTVKEEDIKMAVDIARKTRD
- a CDS encoding DUF6951 family protein; amino-acid sequence: MTEVTVNSRICGYKHKINAEKEGKKINVDITSDCKKIQEMSKMEVPRMEIFDIRDNHITKKAQEAHTCPTCIVPSGAIHACHLESGFISKTLAKESGSVSIDFDEEIDD
- a CDS encoding methylamine methyltransferase corrinoid protein reductive activase; its protein translation is MYGIALDLGTSGFRAQLIDLDTKDVLKTAITMRHPLPGGNVMDHLDFSIQVGPDISHEIMMDTVKKIIERFDVDPADIRRIAICGNPIQLSIFQNIEIRDLAYAGKNKQKKLGVENVVRDARVFDASEIFDGVIPLPNCEIIVPPAIKHEIGADALAMMIMTDFYEQERPSLVTDYGTNAEMALKIGEKIITGSAAAGPAIEGQGISCGMLASPGAISDVNPEGDYWRITILDEDMSPRKAHLIDPTTGDIKEASDLIAKGITGTGVIASISVALDTGLIKKLPNLPNGKIILADGVEIYDRDIEEAGKAIGAIRAAHLTLLVEAGLAYEDLDYMYMSGATGAYIDADKARILGSCPNFSKSIVQFGNTSISLARELVFDGGRLENVKEVANRIKADHLMMAESKTFSNFYVCELSYWTQGMPIETYNQMLEMYGLPTLPEPYKDPVIEKRVIKDIDEVGKEGLEVVKNLGIVIEEEAPDCILCRKCEEECPEDAIIALEEGGKKYVHYDSEKCLGTSCHRCVAICPVDAIHYIDIDIKTI